TCGAGTCCCATCGCCAGCTAGCGGGAGCCTTCCTAAAGGGATTTCAAGCATTTTTCCGAATCGGCGGGGTTCCCGAGTGGTCAAAGGGAACAGACTGTAAATCTGTCGCCGAACGGCTTCGAAGGTTCGAATCCTTCCCCCGCCAACCTCCCGGAAACGCGCGCGTCGCGGCGCCGGGAGACCATAGGTTTAGACCGGGGCGTGCCTGTCTCCGTGTTCGAGCCCGCAAGGCTCCAAAGAGACAAAAGGCGCGATCTCCGTTTTGCGCTTTGAATTCGATGGGAAAACGGGCCGATGCGTCGCCGGCGGAGGTTTCGGCGGCGCGCGCGCGGGAATAGCTCAATTGGTAGAGCGTCAGCCTTCCAAGCTGAGGGTTGCGGGTTCGAGTCCCGTTTCCCGCTTGTGACCCGCGGCGGGCGGTCCGTCGTTGAACCGGTGAAAACGTAGAACGGCGAACAGAAGAACCGACGTTATCGGAGGCAAATCCAATGGCGAAAGAGAAATTCCAGCGCACGAAGCCGCACGTGAACGTGGGGACGATCGGTCACATCGACCACGGGAAGACGACGTTGACGGCGGCGTTGACGATGGTGGCGGAGCGCAAGGGCTGGGGCAAGGCGGT
This window of the bacterium genome carries:
- the tuf gene encoding elongation factor Tu (EF-Tu; promotes GTP-dependent binding of aminoacyl-tRNA to the A-site of ribosomes during protein biosynthesis; when the tRNA anticodon matches the mRNA codon, GTP hydrolysis results; the inactive EF-Tu-GDP leaves the ribosome and release of GDP is promoted by elongation factor Ts; many prokaryotes have two copies of the gene encoding EF-Tu), whose translation is MAKEKFQRTKPHVNVGTIGHIDHGKTTLTAALTMVAERKGWGKAV